One Streptomyces sp. SAI-135 DNA segment encodes these proteins:
- a CDS encoding PmoA family protein, translating into MSIRVSHVHGEHIAVEAANGTEILRYVYRPDPEAFEAQKPYAHPVRTLGGRTVTGYRPNDHRWHKGLQMTASHLSGQNFWGGNCYVHGQGYLPLPDRVGSMRHDGFPAFTVSEGRLDVTEALTWVENGGEEWAREERGLAVHSVDETAGSWALDWSIRLTNLRAEPLAFGSPTTAGRDMAGYTGLQWRGPRDFTGGAVFAPDTDGDADKLMGSQSPWLAFTSEHDDVDAHSTLVFAHAPENLDPGTAIHESHWFVRSRPFPTVAFSWAFFEEFELPPGESFAYRYRLLVADGAWDEERVAARLEGLPW; encoded by the coding sequence ATGAGCATCCGCGTCAGCCACGTCCACGGCGAGCACATCGCCGTCGAGGCGGCGAACGGCACGGAGATCCTCCGCTACGTCTACCGCCCCGACCCCGAGGCCTTCGAGGCCCAGAAGCCCTACGCCCACCCGGTGCGCACCCTCGGCGGCCGCACGGTGACCGGCTACCGGCCCAACGACCACCGCTGGCACAAGGGCCTGCAGATGACGGCCAGCCATCTGTCGGGGCAGAACTTCTGGGGCGGCAACTGCTATGTCCACGGCCAGGGTTACCTCCCCCTGCCGGACCGGGTCGGTTCGATGCGGCACGACGGCTTCCCCGCGTTCACGGTCTCCGAGGGCCGGCTGGACGTCACCGAGGCGCTGACCTGGGTGGAGAACGGCGGCGAGGAGTGGGCGCGCGAGGAGCGCGGCCTGGCCGTCCACTCGGTCGACGAGACGGCCGGCTCCTGGGCGCTCGACTGGTCGATCCGGCTCACCAACCTGCGTGCCGAACCGCTCGCCTTCGGTTCCCCCACCACCGCGGGCCGTGACATGGCCGGGTACACCGGACTCCAGTGGCGCGGCCCCCGCGACTTCACCGGCGGCGCGGTCTTCGCCCCGGACACCGACGGCGACGCGGACAAGCTGATGGGCAGCCAGAGCCCCTGGCTCGCCTTCACCAGCGAGCACGACGACGTGGACGCCCACTCCACGCTCGTCTTCGCGCACGCCCCCGAGAACCTCGATCCGGGGACCGCGATCCACGAGTCGCACTGGTTCGTGCGCTCCCGGCCCTTCCCGACGGTGGCGTTCTCGTGGGCGTTCTTCGAGGAGTTCGAGCTGCCGCCGGGGGAGTCCTTCGCGTACCGGTACCGGCTGCTCGTCGCCGACGGCGCCTGGGACGAGGAACGCGTCGCCGCGCGCCTGGAAGGCCTGCCCTGGTGA
- a CDS encoding Gfo/Idh/MocA family oxidoreductase, which translates to MPRPARRRVAVVGTGAIVSGSHLSALRAHAERTELVAAVDVDQGRLDAFRELAGDEVAGYTSVGTMLDAARPDLVLIGTPPSLHREQTVAALKAGAWVLCEKPLTLSLAEYDEIAAAEEASGAYAAVVFQHRYGSGAVHARQLITSGELGAPRVAHCQTTWHRDAAYYAVPWRGTWASEGGGPTMGHGIHQYDLLLHLLGPWAEIRAMAARLVHDTESEDVSTALVRFENGALATVVNSVLSPDEVSRIRIDCADATVELTHLYGHRNEDWTYTPAPHVAADRVDAWRTPAADVPSSHTAQLGALLDAYDNGVRPPGSGADARATLEFAAALYKSAFTGQPVTAGEIAPGDPFYQAMHGDHPHWAPKERA; encoded by the coding sequence ATGCCCCGTCCAGCCCGCCGCCGCGTCGCCGTGGTCGGCACCGGCGCCATCGTCAGCGGCAGCCATCTGTCCGCGCTCAGGGCCCACGCCGAGCGCACGGAACTGGTCGCCGCCGTCGACGTGGACCAGGGCAGACTCGACGCCTTCCGCGAGCTCGCGGGCGACGAGGTCGCCGGGTACACCTCGGTCGGGACGATGCTGGACGCCGCACGGCCCGATCTGGTCCTCATCGGCACCCCGCCCTCGCTGCACCGGGAGCAGACGGTGGCCGCCCTCAAGGCGGGCGCCTGGGTGCTGTGCGAGAAACCGCTGACCCTGTCGCTCGCCGAGTACGACGAGATCGCCGCGGCCGAGGAGGCGTCCGGCGCCTACGCCGCCGTGGTCTTCCAGCACCGCTACGGCTCCGGAGCCGTCCACGCGCGCCAGCTCATCACCAGCGGCGAGCTGGGCGCCCCCCGGGTCGCGCACTGCCAGACCACCTGGCACCGGGACGCCGCCTACTACGCCGTTCCGTGGCGCGGCACCTGGGCGAGCGAGGGCGGCGGCCCGACCATGGGCCACGGCATCCACCAGTACGACCTCCTGCTGCACCTGCTCGGCCCCTGGGCCGAGATCCGCGCCATGGCCGCCCGGCTGGTCCACGACACCGAGAGCGAGGACGTCTCCACGGCCCTGGTCCGGTTCGAGAACGGCGCGCTCGCGACCGTCGTCAACAGCGTGCTGTCGCCCGACGAGGTGAGCCGCATCCGCATCGACTGCGCCGACGCGACCGTCGAACTCACTCATCTGTACGGGCACCGCAACGAGGACTGGACGTACACCCCCGCCCCCCACGTGGCCGCCGACCGCGTAGACGCCTGGCGCACGCCCGCCGCCGACGTGCCCAGCTCGCACACGGCCCAGCTCGGCGCGCTCCTCGATGCGTACGACAACGGTGTCAGGCCCCCCGGCAGCGGCGCCGACGCGCGGGCCACCCTCGAGTTCGCCGCCGCGCTCTACAAGTCCGCCTTCACGGGGCAGCCCGTCACCGCGGGCGAGATCGCGCCGGGCGACCCCTTCTACCAGGCCATGCACGGCGACCACCCCCACTGGGCCCCCAAGGAGCGCGCATGA
- a CDS encoding TOPRIM nucleotidyl transferase/hydrolase domain-containing protein: MADMGEFRDAVTAWAAGGTGERARELAAKLSVRTVVLLEGPSDVAAVDALAASRGRDLAAEGLCVLAMGGAMSVGRFASLLGPSGLGLRLTGLCDERERPFYARGWERAGAAPDGYFVCAADLEDELIRALGAPRVRELVREEGELRQLQTFLSQPAQRDRTAEQQLRRFFGTKSGRKIHYGRVLVEALDPDRVPGPLEDLFAAL; this comes from the coding sequence ATGGCTGACATGGGGGAGTTCCGGGACGCGGTCACGGCGTGGGCGGCCGGCGGCACCGGCGAGAGGGCACGCGAACTGGCCGCGAAGCTGTCCGTGCGGACCGTCGTCCTGCTCGAAGGGCCGAGCGACGTGGCGGCGGTCGACGCGCTGGCCGCGAGCCGGGGCCGCGACCTGGCCGCCGAGGGGCTCTGCGTCCTGGCGATGGGCGGGGCGATGAGCGTGGGCCGCTTCGCGAGCCTGCTGGGCCCCTCGGGCCTGGGCCTGCGTCTGACCGGACTGTGCGACGAGCGGGAACGGCCCTTCTACGCACGGGGCTGGGAACGGGCGGGTGCGGCGCCGGACGGGTACTTCGTCTGCGCGGCGGACCTGGAGGACGAGCTCATCCGCGCCCTGGGGGCGCCCCGGGTGCGGGAACTCGTGCGCGAGGAGGGCGAGCTGCGGCAGTTGCAGACCTTCCTGTCCCAGCCCGCCCAGCGCGACCGCACCGCTGAGCAGCAGTTGCGCCGCTTCTTCGGCACGAAGTCGGGTCGCAAGATCCACTACGGGCGCGTCCTGGTCGAGGCACTGGACCCCGACCGGGTGCCCGGCCCGCTGGAGGACTTGTTCGCAGCCCTCTGA